Genomic window (Trichocoleus sp.):
TCGGTATAGGTCAGTTCTCCAGCCTTTTGTAGCCAGTTCCTCTGCATTTGCCGGAAGTTCCGGAATTTGCCCCCACCGAGCCGCTTGTGTCATCAGCCAGATGCTGTGCGATTGCCAGAGAAAGGTGGAGTGATCATTGGGGACTTGCGGCACATTATCGGGGATATCAAAGAAAATCGTGGTATCCGCGGATTCGATCGTGCGACTTTTGCCATCAAAACCACCATAGCTGTAGTTGCCCAAAATTCCAGGAGCAGTGAACTTTGTGATGCACCCTGGCAGTGAACCGATATTCTCAGGCGTAATCAGCCCAGGGGCTTTGCAAGTCTTTGGTTTTGCTCCCGTAAACGATCGCCCCGTGATAATTTTCGCAACTTCTACCCGATTTTCTGGTCTACTGCAATACTGACAGGCTTCAATCATGGCTTTGACCAGCGATCGATAGGTCTTGGGGTTCTCGTTGATGAAGGATTCCATCACTGCCAGGAGGCGATCGGGATGTCCGAGCCAAACTTCTTTCCCTTGAGCGAAGGTAAATCCTACCCCCTCATTGCCGCTAATTGCCCTGGTGTTCCAGGGTTCTGCCACCATGTAAGCCTGCATTGCCCCAATCCGAATATTGGTCACCATTTGCGGCGGCGGCACAATAATGACGCGAAACTCCTTCAATGGATCAACCCCTGCGGCGGCAGAGAGATAGCGGATGAAATATTCGTAGATTGCCGAACTTAAGACCACTGCCCAAATCCGCTGATCAGAGGGCATTTGCTCAAAATAGCGGCGAAAGTCGCGTCCAAAGGCTTCCAGGTTGCCATTATATTCATGCCAGGGACGCAATCCCGCTTGCCACATGGCTCGATTCATCGTCATCGCATTGCCATGACGGTGGATGGTCATTGCGGCACACATTGGGGCATGACGTGCTCCTTCTGCACCAATCCGGGCATTGGTAACGGCTCCTGATACCACGGGCGCAGCATCTAACCGACCAAAAATTACACCGTCCCTTGAGGTTGCCCAGCTTGCTTCCCGGCTCAGCGTCACGTTCAGCCCATACTTGCGGAAAAAGCCCTTTTCCCAGGCAATTGCAAAGGGGGCACAGTCGTTTACGGGCACATACCCGATCGTCAAATTGGGTTTCTCCAAAGTGCCTGGATCAATAACAGGTTCTGTTGCCTGGGCTGCCTGTGTTAATCCTTGCGGCGCACGATTGGCGTTGACTGCACAAGAAGTCAGTACCGTTCCAGCAGCAGTTGCTCCGGCTCCTTTCAAAAAATCACGCCGACTCCAGC
Coding sequences:
- a CDS encoding ABC transporter substrate-binding protein, which translates into the protein MRKTNDRWSRRDFLKGAGATAAGTVLTSCAVNANRAPQGLTQAAQATEPVIDPGTLEKPNLTIGYVPVNDCAPFAIAWEKGFFRKYGLNVTLSREASWATSRDGVIFGRLDAAPVVSGAVTNARIGAEGARHAPMCAAMTIHRHGNAMTMNRAMWQAGLRPWHEYNGNLEAFGRDFRRYFEQMPSDQRIWAVVLSSAIYEYFIRYLSAAAGVDPLKEFRVIIVPPPQMVTNIRIGAMQAYMVAEPWNTRAISGNEGVGFTFAQGKEVWLGHPDRLLAVMESFINENPKTYRSLVKAMIEACQYCSRPENRVEVAKIITGRSFTGAKPKTCKAPGLITPENIGSLPGCITKFTAPGILGNYSYGGFDGKSRTIESADTTIFFDIPDNVPQVPNDHSTFLWQSHSIWLMTQAARWGQIPELPANAEELATKGWRTDLYREIAAEMGIPCPQEDYKIEPPEVFIDQKKFDPSDPNGYLKSFEIRANRPTAFYLS